The window ctccctgaaggcagggaacAGATCTCCTCCCAGACTAGGCTCTTATCACCTATGTGTGTCCTCCCCAGATCACAGCAGATTGCAGGGGTCTGGGAAgaaggctctgggctgggagtcaggagacctggttcTTCCACTTGGTATGCTTCATGCCCTAGGGCAAGTCTCTGCCACTCTCagggcctccgtttcctcatttcTTGACATCAGGGCCCTGGACATTTGCTGCTGAGCACAAAGCTCGACAAAACGATGATTCACTGAACAACCATCGGCTGCCACCTCAAGCATCAGACTGAGGAGCCTGGGTGCCTGGGCCCAGGGAGGTTCaacttcccaccctccctccgaCCCTGACTTCCCTGTTAGGCCCTGCTTACCACAACGCCCTCCCATTTCCAAAAAATCCCCCACCCCATGTTCTCCTTTCAAAGACCAGGCTACCTGGCACAGTGcaaggctggagcagggagatgGAGCTAGAAGGGGCCTGGCAAGATTCTCTCAGAGCCAGCAGAGCCTCAGCCGCTTCCAGCTTCCGCTGCCACTCTAAGGAGGCAGAAACCGAGGCCTGGTCACAAGCTTTGGGAGCCTGCAAAGGAAAGGATGAGAGAGAATGGGAGCTGGGaaccctctcctctcctgtgcCCCTTCGTCCCCCAGTTCCACGGaaggccccacccaccccaaggccttctgcttcttttcagtCACTAAGCTTGGCCCCTGCTGGGGCTCCGGACCCCACTATTTCCCCAGTCTCTGTGGCAGCAGTAGAAGAGGGTTACAGGTGGCACAGGGCTGGAGGATCAGAGTTGAGCAtctaggaaaaaagggaaggagaggccaAGGGATTTAACCCTCTGGCAGACATGTACTACAAGTAGACAGAGAGGGGTAGGATTTTGCAAAATCTGGATGTGGGAGTCTGAATGCCTACAGACCATTAGTCGTTGTGGCTTAGACAAGTCTCTTCCTCCGCTcaggctgttttcttttctaatcttttttctaTATCTTTCCTGCGACACTGATTCCTGCCAGCCTTTTCAAAACTCCCAGAGCAACAGTGAAGATTATGGGAAACGTCAGGTGTCTGTGTCTTGTTCTACAAGGCACCTGGAGAGACGTGATTACTGTCCCTGTCCAGGGACTGATTCTCTCCTCCGAATTCCCCAGTCCTCACGGGACTGGAGGGGCCAGCTTGGCTCATCCCCAGGAAGCTTTCTCTAATGACCTTTAGACTCTCGCCTGGGCCTCTGTGGCCCTCACCATCACGGCTGCCCCTTCTCAATAGGGCCTTGTATCCCATCGGTCTGTTTCATCTGGAATAACGGCCTCCAGTTATCAAAGGCCTGCTATGTGGCAGGCCATGTGCTAGTCCCCTTGTCAAAGGTGCAGAATATTGTCCCCTCTCAGTACACTGGTAGGGAAATAGAGGCTCAGAAATACAAAGTCACTTGTCCAAAGTCTCACAAATAGGAAGTGGCAAAGCTGAGAGAGCCCCGCTTTTGCCCGTTAGTCTGACAACCaaccttctccttctcttccccctcctcctcctcctccccctccccctcctccccctcctcctcctctgcctccagcgCACTGCCTCCGCCTCCTCCTTCTAGCTCCCATGGCCTTAAGCACAAGGTTGGGCACCCAGAAGTAACACAGTGTCCAACCAGCTCCATGGTTCATCCCACTCTACTCACCTGCTGGACAAGGCAGGGGGCCTGTGGGACTTCTTCGAAAGAGAAATTGTTAGTTGCTTCATCAAGGGTGCTGGAGTCCAGGACAGAGACAAAGATTCCGAGGCTTGACCGATCAGCAGAGCTCCTTGGCAGCTTGCCTGCAGGAGCGGAGAGTGCAGGTTGGAGTCAGGAACCAAGCCGGCCATGGACAGGAGATGTGGGCATGTTTGGGGATGAGGATAGGGGCCCagaatggcagagctgagaagaACTTGAACACCAGCTAGTCTTACTCTTCATTTTGGgactggggacactgaggcccagagaataCTATTTTTCCCCAAGGTCACGTGGCAAGTTGCAGTATGGTTAGAGATGGTACGCAGGCCTTCAGGACACAGAGGAGGGGGTCTGGGTAGTGGCTGATGTGGGAGCCTCCCTCACTGGCTGCACAGGGGTGGGCCTCAAGCCGGGACATGACATTCTCCTTCCCAGCTGTGAGACACTGATGACAGCTTAGACGAGCCTTTCCCCCTGACCCCACCCAACTCCGCCTCACTCTCGATCTCAAGTCTCATCTCACTGTGGACACttttgaccccccccccccagatctCTCCTTCCCACCAAGACTTGGTAGATAATATTGATGACATTTTATAGTTGGGGAAGCTAAGGCCCAAAGAGTAATTTACCCAAGGCCACATCAACATTGGGTGGCAGGCCTGGTGACAGAACTACTCATGCTCCCTACAGCCAAACTCAGACTCCCTCCCTGGCCAGAGACACTCACTGATGACTCCTTCTTGAATGGCCTCCTTCTCGACATGGCTCTGAGCTTTCGGAAGGGTGCTCAGTCTCTTTAGCTGACTTCGAGTCAGGGGCCCCCTTTGGTGTGGCCCCAGCTCCCTCTTCAAGGCATGCTCAGCAGGCAAGATGCTGCAGTGTTCCCTAAAGTGATGGGGTGGATTGCAGGTCCAAAGTCAGTCACCTTTAGaggaggccccctcccctccccttgtcAGATGTCACACTCACGAGAAGCGGGAACAATTGCGACGCTTGCAGGCCTGGAAGAGGCAGAGGTGCCCTGGGTCCTTGACTTGGTCAGTGATGCCATGGTTCCAGTAGCGGACACAGCGACGTATAGCTCTTATAGACCTAAATCCAATCCCCCACGGGGCTCCGGTCTCAAGCCCAGTGATGGGGTCGGGGGGACAGCAGGACACGGCAGGCATTTCATTGGGATCCATGGTTCTAGGGCAAAGAGTGAAGGTCAGGATAGCCACATGATCCTCTACCCCCAGTGCATTTCCTCTGCCCTTGGGAAGCCCCCTCTGAGGTGGTAGGATTCTTCTTCCATCCAGCTCACCACTGAATTGAGattgcacccccccccccttgcTCATGTAGCCTCCTTGCCAGTCACATATAGGCTGGTTCCAAGAAACTCTGGGCACGGGTCCTGTATACTTTCAATCCAATTATTATTCTCCTTGCTTACCTTCACTCCACAGAGACACCCCCCTTCTCAGGCATACACATGCACTCTCGTGTCCCCTTCAACAATTACTCCTGCCCCTTCTCATGTATCATCCTGTTCTCTGCTATGCCCAACTATTATTCCTGGCATCCACTTCCACAGTTGTCTTCCTAACCTTCTGCATTCACTCCCTACTCATGATTCTATGCCCCTTGCACTCAAGTCAATTATTAGTCTCATGAATGCCCCACATTCAATTTTCCCCTCACGTTCCATTCTGATGATTTTTTCTTGCACCTCATCAAATCTTAATTATTCACTCGTTCCCTCTTTAAGCTTGAACCCCTCTGCATCTCATGAAATCATATTATTCTGCTGGATTCCTAAGCCCTTCTTTCAACCATTATTTTCATTCATCCCCTTGATTATTTATCAAATAGACGTTTACCGAGCCCTCTACTGAATGCC is drawn from Camelus ferus isolate YT-003-E chromosome X, BCGSAC_Cfer_1.0, whole genome shotgun sequence and contains these coding sequences:
- the LOC102514457 gene encoding uncharacterized protein LOC102514457, whose amino-acid sequence is MDPNEMPAVSCCPPDPITGLETGAPWGIGFRSIRAIRRCVRYWNHGITDQVKDPGHLCLFQACKRRNCSRFSEHCSILPAEHALKRELGPHQRGPLTRSQLKRLSTLPKAQSHVEKEAIQEGVISKLPRSSADRSSLGIFVSVLDSSTLDEATNNFSFEEVPQAPCLVQQAPKACDQASVSASLEWQRKLEAAEALLALRESCQAPSSSISLLQPCTVPAPAGDRGLQPPSPSPQPRPASAVSVPVGHLGCIPLSN